A portion of the Achromobacter sp. MFA1 R4 genome contains these proteins:
- a CDS encoding nitric-oxide reductase large subunit, which translates to MGPYRKLWFTLIAVVAITFALLGFYGGEVYRQAPPIPGHVVTSDGRALFGRDDILDGQTAWQSVGGMQLGSIWGHGAYQAPDWTADWLHRELTAWLDLAARDEHGQAYAQLPAPQQAALREALKAEYRANRSDAATDTLTITPRRATAIEQTASYYDQLFSDAPALHGSRESFAMKENTLPDAARRTQLTRFFYWTAWAASTEREGMPVTYTNNWPHEPLIGNQPSAENVMWSIISVVVLLAGIGFLVWAWAFLRGQEEAEPQAPARDPLTAFALTPSQRALGKYLFLVVALFGFQVLLGGFTAHYTVEGQKFYGMDVSQWFPYSLVRTWHIQSALFWIATGFLAAGLFLAPLINGGRDPKFQKAGVDILFWALVLVVVGSFAGNYLAIAQIMPPELNFWLGHQGYEYVDLGRLWQIGKFAGICFWLVLMLRGIVPALRTPGGDKNLLALLTASVGAIGLFYGAGFFYGERTHLTIMEYWRWWIVHLWVEGFFEVFATTALAFIFSTLGLVSRRMATTASLASASLFMLGGIPGTFHHLYFAGTTTPVMAVGASFSALEVVPLIVLGYEAWENWRLKTRAAWMDNLKWPLMCFVAVAFWNMLGAGVFGFMINPPISLYYIQGLNTTPVHAHAALFGVYGFLALGFTLLVLRYIRPQYALNPGLMKLAFWGMNIGLVLMIFTSLLPVGLIQFHASVSEGMWYARSEAFMQQDLLKTLRWGRTFGDVVFLLGALAMVMQVILGLLSSKPARVEPRLTPKAARG; encoded by the coding sequence ATGGGTCCGTATCGGAAATTATGGTTCACGCTGATCGCCGTGGTGGCGATCACCTTTGCACTGCTCGGCTTCTACGGCGGCGAGGTCTACCGGCAGGCGCCGCCCATTCCCGGCCACGTGGTGACGTCCGACGGCCGCGCGCTGTTTGGCCGCGACGACATCCTGGATGGGCAGACCGCCTGGCAATCCGTCGGGGGCATGCAGCTCGGTTCGATCTGGGGCCACGGCGCGTATCAGGCGCCCGACTGGACGGCCGACTGGCTGCATCGCGAGTTGACGGCCTGGCTGGACCTGGCCGCGCGCGACGAGCACGGCCAGGCCTATGCACAGCTTCCCGCGCCGCAGCAGGCCGCGCTGCGTGAAGCGCTCAAGGCCGAGTACCGCGCCAACCGCAGCGACGCCGCGACCGACACGTTGACGATCACGCCGCGCCGCGCAACAGCCATCGAGCAGACCGCGTCCTACTACGACCAGCTGTTCTCCGACGCCCCGGCCCTGCACGGCAGCCGCGAGAGCTTCGCCATGAAGGAAAACACGCTGCCCGACGCCGCGCGCCGCACGCAGCTCACGCGCTTTTTCTACTGGACGGCCTGGGCCGCGTCGACCGAACGCGAAGGCATGCCGGTCACCTACACCAACAACTGGCCGCACGAACCGCTGATCGGCAATCAGCCCAGCGCCGAAAACGTGATGTGGTCCATCATCAGCGTCGTCGTGCTGCTGGCGGGCATCGGCTTCCTGGTCTGGGCCTGGGCCTTCCTGCGCGGGCAGGAAGAAGCGGAGCCGCAAGCGCCCGCGCGCGATCCGCTCACGGCCTTCGCCCTGACGCCCTCGCAGCGCGCCCTGGGCAAGTACCTGTTCCTGGTCGTGGCGCTGTTCGGCTTCCAGGTGCTGCTGGGCGGCTTCACCGCGCACTACACGGTTGAAGGACAGAAGTTCTATGGCATGGACGTGTCCCAGTGGTTCCCGTATTCGCTGGTGCGCACCTGGCACATCCAGAGTGCGCTGTTCTGGATCGCTACCGGGTTCCTGGCCGCCGGCCTGTTCCTGGCCCCGTTGATCAACGGCGGACGCGATCCGAAGTTCCAGAAGGCCGGGGTCGACATCCTGTTCTGGGCGCTGGTGCTGGTCGTGGTCGGCTCGTTCGCCGGCAACTATCTGGCGATCGCGCAGATCATGCCGCCCGAGCTGAACTTCTGGCTGGGCCACCAGGGCTATGAGTACGTGGACCTGGGCCGCCTGTGGCAGATCGGCAAGTTCGCCGGCATCTGCTTCTGGCTGGTGCTGATGCTGCGCGGCATCGTGCCGGCGCTGCGCACGCCCGGCGGCGACAAGAACCTGCTGGCGCTCCTGACGGCTTCCGTCGGCGCGATCGGCCTGTTCTACGGCGCGGGCTTTTTCTACGGCGAACGCACGCACCTGACCATCATGGAGTACTGGCGCTGGTGGATCGTCCACCTGTGGGTCGAAGGCTTCTTCGAAGTGTTCGCCACCACCGCGCTGGCCTTCATCTTCTCGACGCTCGGCCTCGTGTCGCGCCGCATGGCCACCACGGCCAGCCTGGCCTCGGCTTCGCTCTTCATGCTGGGCGGCATTCCCGGCACGTTCCACCACCTGTATTTCGCGGGCACGACCACGCCCGTGATGGCGGTCGGCGCCAGCTTCTCGGCGCTGGAAGTGGTGCCGCTGATCGTGCTGGGCTACGAAGCCTGGGAAAACTGGCGCCTGAAGACCCGCGCCGCCTGGATGGACAACCTGAAGTGGCCGCTGATGTGCTTCGTGGCCGTGGCCTTCTGGAACATGCTGGGCGCGGGCGTCTTCGGCTTCATGATCAACCCGCCGATCTCGCTGTACTACATCCAGGGCCTGAACACCACGCCGGTGCACGCGCACGCCGCGCTGTTCGGGGTGTACGGCTTCCTGGCGCTGGGCTTCACCCTGCTGGTGCTGCGCTACATCCGTCCGCAGTACGCGCTGAACCCCGGGCTGATGAAGCTGGCGTTCTGGGGCATGAACATCGGCCTGGTGCTGATGATCTTCACCAGCCTGTTGCCGGTAGGCCTGATCCAGTTCCATGCCAGCGTCAGCGAAGGCATGTGGTACGCCCGCAGCGAAGCCTTCATGCAGCAGGACCTGCTCAAGACCCTGCGCTGGGGCCGCACGTTCGGCGACGTGGTGTTCCTGCTGGGCGCGCTGGCCATGGTCATGCAGGTGATCCTGGGCCTGTTGAGCAGCAAGCCCGCGCGGGTCGAACCGCGCCTGACGCCCAAGGCGGCGCGCGGCTGA
- a CDS encoding aspartate/glutamate racemase family protein — protein sequence MNTAPLHIGIVACSAEGAALCYRTLCAEGARRMGPHAHPEISLHTHSLADYVACLDRGDLDGVAALMLSSADKLARAGADFLICPDNTIHQALDRIVAHAPRPWLHIAAEVAAVASARGYRRIGILGTHWLVDSGVYPGKLGERGLDYARPAQEDRQLLGRIIMDELVYGVFEPASVARLQGIVDRLKDDGCDAVVLGCTELPLVLNDNNCALPTLDSTRILARAALDRAINGRTP from the coding sequence ATGAACACCGCGCCGCTGCACATCGGAATCGTCGCCTGCTCCGCGGAGGGCGCCGCGCTCTGCTACCGCACCCTGTGCGCCGAAGGCGCGCGCCGCATGGGCCCGCACGCCCACCCCGAGATTTCGCTGCACACGCATTCGCTGGCCGATTACGTGGCCTGCCTGGACCGAGGCGACCTGGACGGCGTGGCCGCCCTGATGCTGTCATCCGCCGACAAGCTGGCGCGCGCCGGCGCGGATTTCCTGATCTGCCCGGACAACACCATCCACCAGGCGCTGGACCGCATCGTGGCGCACGCGCCGCGGCCCTGGCTGCACATCGCGGCCGAAGTGGCCGCCGTGGCGTCGGCGCGCGGCTACCGGCGGATCGGCATCCTGGGCACGCACTGGCTGGTGGACAGCGGCGTCTACCCCGGCAAGCTGGGCGAACGGGGCCTGGACTACGCGCGCCCCGCGCAGGAAGACCGCCAGTTGCTCGGCCGCATCATCATGGACGAGCTGGTCTACGGCGTATTCGAGCCGGCGTCGGTGGCGCGGCTGCAGGGCATCGTCGACCGGCTGAAAGACGACGGCTGCGACGCCGTCGTGCTGGGCTGCACCGAACTGCCGCTGGTGCTGAACGACAACAACTGCGCCCTGCCCACGCTGGATTCGACCCGCATCCTGGCGCGCGCCGCGCTGGATCGCGCGATCAACGGCCGGACGCCCTGA
- a CDS encoding Crp/Fnr family transcriptional regulator yields MSDVSNTVSSDELPGLFRACRWFGALDAAHQDLVLATSRAEHVGSGAWIARRNAPSDYWLGVSKGLLKLAIYNESGRSCTFSGVPLGGWFGEGSVIKRELRKYDVVAIQPSLVMLVPAATFHALLSASLPFSHFVIGQLNDRMGEFIASIQNHRLLDADARVAQSLAQLFNPQLYPSTDLTLAISQEELGYLTGLSRQRVNQALQTLADLGILALAYNQIQVRDLARLRQYGLDQI; encoded by the coding sequence ATGTCCGATGTTTCAAACACAGTTTCCTCCGACGAACTGCCGGGGCTCTTTCGCGCCTGCCGTTGGTTCGGCGCGCTGGACGCGGCGCACCAGGACCTGGTGCTGGCGACCTCGCGCGCCGAACACGTGGGCAGCGGGGCGTGGATCGCGCGGCGCAACGCGCCGTCGGACTACTGGCTCGGGGTAAGCAAGGGGCTGCTCAAACTGGCGATCTACAACGAATCGGGCCGCAGCTGCACGTTTTCGGGGGTGCCGCTGGGCGGTTGGTTCGGCGAGGGCAGCGTCATCAAGCGCGAGCTGCGCAAATACGATGTGGTGGCGATCCAGCCGTCGCTGGTGATGCTGGTGCCGGCCGCCACGTTCCATGCGCTGCTGTCGGCAAGCCTGCCCTTTTCGCATTTCGTCATCGGCCAATTGAACGACCGCATGGGCGAGTTCATCGCGTCCATCCAGAACCACCGCCTGCTGGATGCCGACGCGCGCGTGGCGCAGTCGCTGGCGCAATTGTTCAACCCGCAGCTGTATCCCTCCACCGACCTGACCCTGGCGATCTCGCAGGAAGAGCTGGGCTACCTGACCGGCCTGTCGCGCCAGCGGGTCAACCAGGCGCTGCAGACCCTGGCCGACCTGGGCATCCTGGCGCTGGCCTACAACCAGATCCAGGTGCGGGACCTGGCCCGCCTGCGTCAGTACGGGCTGGACCAGATCTGA
- a CDS encoding acyl-CoA synthetase, with the protein MTGMFDHGLARREANYEALTPVDFIARAAQVYGHRLAIVHGKVRRTWAQTYERAQRLAGALAQAGIQRGDTVAVMLPNIPAMVEAHFGVPMLGAVLNTLNTRLDTPSVLFMLGHGEARALIVDTEYADLAQRARAEFPHLKVISVHDLDGAPATLPGATDYEDFLTAAPATFDWKPPADEWDAIALNYTSGTTGDPKGVVYHYRGAYLNALSNILEWDMPKHPVYLWTLPLFHCNGWCFAWTVAARAGVNVCLRKFDPKTVFDLIRDEGVTHYCGAPIVQSALANAPAEMRAGIAHTVRTMVAGAAPAPAVIDKMREIGFELTHVYGLTEVYGPAAVCAHQDAWDALDPERRALLTARQGVRYHLQAGVSVRDPETMQEVPADEATIGEVMFRGNICMKGYLKNERATEDAFAGGWFHTGDLGVMTADGYVRIKDRSKDIIISGGENISSIEVEDALYRHPAVAAVAVVAMPDPKWGETPCAFVELKPGCTATADEIIAHCKLLLPGFKVPRAVRFGELPKTSTGKIQKFELRAAVGATSAIDVAKPGKPD; encoded by the coding sequence ATGACCGGCATGTTCGACCACGGCCTTGCGCGCCGCGAGGCCAATTACGAAGCCCTGACCCCCGTGGATTTCATCGCCCGGGCCGCGCAGGTCTACGGCCACCGGCTGGCCATCGTCCACGGCAAGGTCCGCCGCACCTGGGCCCAGACCTACGAGCGCGCGCAGCGCCTGGCCGGCGCGCTGGCGCAGGCCGGCATCCAGCGCGGCGACACGGTCGCCGTCATGCTGCCCAACATTCCGGCCATGGTCGAAGCGCACTTCGGCGTGCCCATGCTGGGCGCCGTGCTCAACACGCTGAACACCCGCCTGGACACGCCCAGCGTGCTGTTCATGCTGGGCCACGGCGAAGCCCGCGCGCTGATCGTCGACACCGAATACGCCGACCTCGCCCAGCGCGCCCGGGCAGAGTTTCCGCATCTCAAGGTCATTTCGGTCCACGACCTGGACGGCGCCCCCGCCACCCTGCCCGGCGCCACCGACTACGAGGACTTCCTGACGGCCGCCCCGGCTACCTTCGACTGGAAGCCGCCCGCCGACGAATGGGACGCCATCGCCCTGAACTACACGTCCGGCACCACGGGCGATCCCAAGGGGGTCGTCTACCACTATCGCGGCGCCTACCTGAACGCGCTGAGCAACATCCTCGAATGGGATATGCCCAAGCACCCCGTCTACCTGTGGACGCTGCCGCTCTTTCATTGCAACGGCTGGTGCTTCGCGTGGACGGTCGCCGCGCGCGCGGGCGTGAACGTATGCCTGCGCAAGTTCGACCCCAAGACGGTGTTCGACCTGATCCGCGACGAAGGCGTCACGCATTATTGCGGCGCGCCCATCGTGCAGAGCGCGCTCGCCAACGCGCCGGCCGAGATGCGCGCGGGCATCGCGCATACCGTGCGCACCATGGTGGCGGGCGCCGCCCCCGCGCCCGCGGTCATCGACAAGATGCGCGAGATCGGCTTTGAGCTGACCCACGTGTACGGCCTGACCGAAGTCTATGGCCCGGCCGCCGTGTGCGCCCACCAGGACGCCTGGGACGCGCTCGACCCCGAACGCCGCGCGCTGCTGACCGCGCGCCAGGGCGTGCGCTATCACCTGCAGGCCGGCGTATCGGTGCGCGATCCGGAAACCATGCAGGAGGTGCCGGCCGACGAAGCCACCATCGGCGAGGTCATGTTCCGCGGCAACATCTGCATGAAGGGCTACCTGAAGAACGAACGCGCGACCGAGGACGCCTTCGCCGGCGGCTGGTTCCATACCGGCGACCTGGGCGTGATGACGGCCGACGGCTATGTCCGCATCAAGGACCGCAGCAAGGACATCATCATCTCGGGCGGCGAGAACATCTCCAGCATCGAGGTCGAGGACGCGCTGTACCGGCATCCGGCCGTGGCGGCGGTGGCCGTGGTGGCCATGCCGGATCCCAAATGGGGCGAGACGCCCTGCGCCTTCGTCGAGCTCAAGCCCGGCTGCACCGCCACCGCCGACGAAATCATCGCGCATTGCAAGCTGCTGCTGCCCGGCTTCAAGGTGCCGCGCGCGGTGCGCTTTGGCGAATTGCCCAAGACGTCCACCGGCAAGATCCAGAAATTCGAGCTGCGCGCCGCCGTCGGCGCCACGTCGGCGATCGACGTGGCCAAGCCCGGCAAGCCGGACTGA
- a CDS encoding acyl-CoA dehydrogenase: MTYQAPVKDMLFVMNHLAGLAQVAALPGFEEATPDTAQAVLEESAHFAAEVLAPLNHPADREPSAWHDGAVTTAPGFKQAFRQYADAGWQGMTHPVEYGGQGLPGLIGSPCSEMLNAANLSFALCPLLTNGAIEALMTAGSPELRQRFIGPMISGQWTGTMNLTEPQAGSDLAMIRTRAQPMGDGTYRLSGTKIFITYGEHDLAENILHLVLARLPDAPEGVKGISLFLVPKFLVNEDGTLGARNDVACVSIEHKLGIKASPTATLQFGDAGGAVGYLVGQENRGLDAMFIMMNAARYAVGVQGIAIADRAYQHALAYAADRVQSRPVDGSSREAVPIIQHPDVRRMLGTMRALTEAGRALAYVTAGHADLAHASPDADARKRHLAIQEFLVPIVKGWCTEMSIDVASLGVQVHGGMGFIEETGAAQYYRDARILTIYEGTTAIQANDLVGRKTLRDGGAVARALLEAVRQTEADLAARSEPAAQRMVKPLREAREALASAVEFILANAAGNPNAVFGAAVPYLLLAGTTFAGWQMARALLVSLDLRAEDPAFHDAKIATAQCYALHKLTQAPGMAAVVLGTAEYDIQP, translated from the coding sequence ATGACGTACCAAGCCCCCGTGAAAGACATGCTGTTCGTGATGAACCACCTGGCCGGCCTGGCCCAGGTGGCCGCCCTGCCCGGCTTCGAGGAAGCCACGCCCGACACCGCGCAAGCCGTGCTGGAAGAATCCGCCCACTTCGCCGCCGAGGTGCTGGCGCCGCTGAACCACCCCGCGGACCGCGAGCCCAGCGCCTGGCACGACGGCGCGGTCACCACCGCGCCCGGCTTCAAGCAGGCGTTTCGCCAGTACGCCGACGCCGGCTGGCAGGGCATGACCCACCCCGTGGAATACGGCGGCCAGGGACTGCCCGGCCTGATCGGGTCGCCCTGCTCCGAAATGCTGAACGCCGCGAACCTGTCGTTCGCCCTCTGCCCCCTGCTCACCAACGGCGCCATCGAGGCCCTGATGACGGCCGGCTCGCCCGAATTGCGCCAGCGCTTCATCGGCCCGATGATCTCCGGGCAATGGACCGGCACCATGAACCTGACCGAGCCGCAGGCGGGTTCGGACCTCGCCATGATCCGCACCCGCGCCCAGCCGATGGGCGACGGCACCTACCGACTGTCGGGCACCAAGATCTTCATCACCTACGGCGAACATGACCTCGCCGAGAACATCCTGCATCTGGTCCTGGCCCGGCTGCCCGACGCGCCGGAGGGCGTAAAGGGCATTTCGCTTTTCCTGGTGCCCAAGTTCCTGGTCAACGAAGACGGCACCCTGGGCGCGCGCAACGACGTCGCGTGCGTCTCCATCGAACACAAGCTGGGCATCAAGGCCAGCCCCACGGCCACGCTGCAGTTCGGCGACGCGGGCGGCGCGGTCGGCTATCTGGTCGGCCAGGAGAACCGCGGCCTGGACGCGATGTTCATCATGATGAACGCCGCCCGCTACGCCGTCGGCGTGCAGGGCATCGCCATCGCCGACCGCGCCTACCAGCATGCGCTGGCCTATGCCGCCGACCGCGTGCAGAGCCGTCCGGTGGACGGTTCCTCGCGAGAGGCCGTGCCCATCATCCAGCATCCGGACGTGCGCCGCATGCTGGGCACCATGCGCGCCCTGACCGAAGCCGGCCGCGCGCTGGCCTACGTCACCGCGGGCCACGCCGACCTGGCCCATGCCAGCCCGGACGCCGACGCGCGCAAGCGCCACCTCGCCATCCAGGAATTCCTGGTGCCCATCGTCAAGGGCTGGTGCACCGAAATGTCGATCGACGTCGCCAGCCTGGGCGTGCAGGTCCATGGCGGCATGGGGTTCATCGAGGAGACCGGCGCCGCGCAGTATTACCGCGACGCCCGCATCCTCACCATCTACGAGGGCACGACCGCCATCCAGGCCAACGACCTCGTCGGCCGCAAGACCCTGCGCGACGGCGGCGCGGTCGCGCGCGCGCTGCTGGAGGCCGTGCGCCAGACCGAAGCCGACCTCGCCGCCCGCAGCGAGCCCGCCGCCCAACGCATGGTCAAGCCGCTGCGCGAGGCGCGCGAAGCGCTGGCCAGCGCCGTCGAATTCATCCTGGCCAATGCAGCCGGCAATCCCAACGCGGTGTTCGGCGCCGCCGTGCCCTACCTGCTGCTGGCGGGCACCACCTTCGCCGGCTGGCAGATGGCCCGCGCCCTGCTCGTCAGCCTGGACCTGCGGGCCGAAGACCCGGCCTTCCATGACGCCAAGATCGCCACCGCGCAGTGCTACGCCCTGCACAAGCTGACCCAGGCGCCCGGCATGGCGGCGGTCGTGCTGGGCACGGCGGAATACGACATCCAGCCGTAG
- a CDS encoding LysR substrate-binding domain-containing protein: MPALPPIVNLLAFEAVARRRSFAIAATELHLTASAVSHQISRLEADLGVRLFERSAHGVRLSSAGEQYLARIGGALAAISSATEDLRQGVSNSLYVHSAPSIASLWLMPRLRRFAEAHPHVALNLSAAHSHSDFALGQSDIDIRYGVPHWDDVVVEPLFEERILPLASAAFIREHGIKRIDQLLDVPLIQSNVSVIQWSDWFGRYSDRRAPDHFTIRFDRAQMSLDAAAQGLGVALESATIAGMHLDQGSLQPVFGMAKAILVKAHFVVYPARHAKRPSVEAFLAWIHAEASGTGGQR, translated from the coding sequence ATGCCTGCTCTGCCGCCCATCGTCAATCTGCTGGCGTTCGAAGCTGTGGCGCGCAGGCGCAGTTTTGCCATCGCCGCCACGGAGCTGCACCTGACCGCGTCAGCCGTCAGCCATCAGATTTCCCGGCTGGAAGCCGACCTGGGCGTGCGCCTGTTCGAACGCAGCGCGCACGGCGTGCGCCTGAGCAGCGCGGGCGAACAGTACCTGGCGCGCATCGGCGGGGCGCTGGCGGCCATTTCTTCGGCGACCGAAGATCTGCGCCAGGGCGTCAGCAACAGCCTGTATGTGCATTCGGCGCCCAGCATCGCCAGCCTGTGGCTGATGCCCAGGCTCCGACGGTTTGCCGAGGCGCATCCGCACGTGGCGCTGAATTTGTCGGCGGCGCATTCGCACAGCGATTTCGCGCTGGGCCAGTCTGACATCGACATCCGCTACGGGGTGCCGCATTGGGACGATGTGGTGGTGGAGCCGTTGTTTGAAGAGCGCATCCTGCCGCTCGCGAGTGCGGCGTTCATCCGCGAGCACGGCATCAAACGCATCGACCAGTTGCTGGACGTGCCCCTGATCCAGAGCAACGTCAGCGTCATCCAGTGGTCCGACTGGTTCGGGCGTTATTCGGACCGGCGGGCGCCGGACCACTTCACGATCCGGTTCGACCGGGCGCAAATGTCGCTGGATGCCGCGGCCCAGGGGCTGGGCGTGGCGCTGGAAAGCGCCACCATCGCGGGAATGCATCTTGACCAGGGCAGCCTGCAGCCGGTATTCGGCATGGCCAAGGCCATTCTGGTGAAGGCGCACTTCGTCGTGTACCCGGCCCGGCATGCCAAGCGCCCGTCGGTGGAGGCCTTTCTGGCCTGGATCCACGCCGAGGCGTCCGGCACCGGCGGGCAGCGCTGA
- a CDS encoding SDR family NAD(P)-dependent oxidoreductase has product MLLKDKVAVISGGAGINGLGFATARHMAAHGARVVILDLERAEPAAAAARLGDGHLGLVADVTDKAACLAAVEQALKTYGKIDILVNNAGITQPVKTLEITGADYDRILDVSLRGTLYLSQAVLPAMQAQRSGSIVCISSVSAQRGGGIFGGPHYSAAKAGVLGLARAMAREFGGDGIRVNCITPGLIETDITQGKLSAERKADIEATIPLARLGKADDVAGACVFLSSDLSAYCTGITLDVNGGMLIH; this is encoded by the coding sequence ATGCTGCTCAAGGACAAGGTCGCCGTGATTTCAGGCGGCGCAGGGATCAACGGACTGGGATTCGCCACCGCGCGCCACATGGCCGCGCACGGCGCCCGCGTCGTGATCCTGGACCTGGAACGCGCGGAGCCGGCGGCCGCGGCCGCCAGGCTGGGCGACGGCCATCTGGGCCTGGTCGCGGACGTGACCGACAAGGCCGCGTGCCTCGCGGCCGTCGAACAGGCCCTCAAGACTTACGGCAAGATCGACATCCTGGTGAATAACGCCGGGATCACGCAACCGGTCAAGACACTGGAAATCACGGGCGCGGACTATGACCGCATCCTGGACGTCAGCCTGCGCGGCACGCTCTACCTGTCGCAGGCGGTGCTGCCCGCCATGCAGGCGCAACGTTCCGGGTCCATCGTCTGCATTTCTTCGGTGTCCGCGCAGCGCGGCGGCGGCATTTTCGGCGGGCCGCACTATTCGGCCGCCAAGGCGGGCGTGCTGGGCCTGGCGCGCGCCATGGCGCGCGAGTTCGGCGGGGACGGCATCCGGGTCAACTGCATCACGCCCGGCCTGATCGAAACCGACATCACGCAGGGCAAGCTGTCGGCCGAGCGCAAGGCCGACATCGAGGCCACCATCCCGTTGGCGCGGCTGGGCAAGGCCGACGACGTCGCGGGCGCATGCGTGTTCCTGTCCAGCGACCTGTCGGCGTACTGCACGGGCATCACGCTCGACGTCAACGGCGGCATGCTGATTCACTGA
- a CDS encoding TRAP transporter substrate-binding protein: MKSKTLLRAGLALAAAALLPVVAQAQNIKLTLGHGAAVGNPRHEASVKFAEVLKAKTGGRIEVQVAPSAQLGDDAAMVTALRTGALDLSANSQGAVAAAVPEYAAFGMPFLFRDAGAAFKLLDGPLGKELAEKSAAKNLILLGTWDNGIRQMTNSKHPINKVEDMKGLKMRVPPDATLVDIMNALGAQAQQIKFAELYVALQQGVVDGQENPLMNFEASKLYEVQKHLAMTNHQFQMTPFLMSKRTWDRLSEADRKAVQEAADEASALQRKLSKDADDRLLAELKAKGVQVTTPDTATFAKATASVDEKWLAGPIGPYVKKVLAAARAN, translated from the coding sequence ATGAAAAGCAAGACATTGCTTCGCGCGGGCCTGGCACTCGCCGCCGCCGCCCTGCTGCCCGTCGTGGCGCAGGCGCAGAACATCAAGCTGACCCTGGGGCACGGCGCGGCGGTGGGCAATCCCCGCCACGAAGCGTCGGTGAAATTCGCCGAGGTGCTCAAGGCCAAGACCGGCGGGCGCATCGAGGTCCAGGTCGCGCCGTCCGCCCAGCTCGGCGACGACGCCGCGATGGTGACCGCGCTGCGCACTGGCGCCCTGGACCTGAGCGCCAACTCGCAGGGCGCCGTCGCGGCCGCGGTGCCGGAGTACGCCGCGTTCGGCATGCCCTTCCTGTTCCGGGATGCCGGCGCGGCCTTCAAGCTGCTGGACGGCCCGCTGGGCAAGGAGCTGGCCGAAAAATCGGCCGCCAAGAACCTGATCCTGCTGGGAACCTGGGACAACGGCATCCGCCAGATGACCAACAGCAAGCACCCCATCAACAAGGTCGAGGACATGAAAGGCCTGAAGATGCGCGTGCCGCCCGACGCCACCCTGGTCGACATCATGAACGCCCTTGGCGCCCAGGCGCAGCAGATCAAGTTCGCCGAGCTCTACGTGGCGTTGCAGCAAGGCGTGGTGGACGGCCAGGAAAACCCGCTCATGAACTTCGAGGCGAGCAAGCTCTACGAAGTGCAGAAGCACCTGGCGATGACCAATCACCAGTTCCAGATGACGCCGTTCCTGATGAGCAAGCGCACCTGGGACCGCCTGAGCGAAGCCGACCGCAAGGCCGTGCAGGAGGCGGCGGACGAAGCGTCGGCGCTCCAGCGCAAGCTGAGCAAGGACGCGGACGACAGGCTGCTGGCCGAGCTGAAGGCCAAGGGTGTGCAGGTCACGACGCCCGATACCGCGACGTTCGCAAAAGCGACCGCGTCCGTGGACGAGAAATGGCTGGCCGGCCCCATCGGTCCCTACGTCAAAAAGGTTTTGGCCGCGGCGCGCGCCAACTGA
- a CDS encoding TRAP transporter small permease, whose protein sequence is MHTDRHGRVGRIIDGLCRVVLWLSTTVIFVILVVNTGLRYATGSSLKWANEIPELLFPWLVMSGVVLAALHHAHIATTFMMDAVPAPVRRLVATGVWSVVAALYATLSWATFNMLEIVHDEKSPILQMPGSLTYACVMGAMMLLAVLALQSAWHSWHCLETAAQSEGEPPARAAHW, encoded by the coding sequence ATGCATACCGATCGACACGGACGGGTCGGCAGGATCATCGACGGCCTATGCCGCGTGGTGCTCTGGCTGTCCACCACGGTGATCTTCGTGATCCTCGTCGTCAACACCGGCCTGCGCTACGCAACCGGTTCAAGCCTGAAATGGGCCAACGAAATACCCGAGCTGCTCTTTCCGTGGCTCGTCATGTCGGGCGTGGTGCTCGCGGCGCTGCATCACGCGCACATCGCCACCACGTTCATGATGGACGCCGTGCCGGCCCCCGTCCGCCGCCTGGTGGCCACCGGGGTCTGGAGCGTGGTGGCCGCGCTGTACGCCACCTTGTCCTGGGCGACCTTCAACATGCTGGAAATCGTCCACGACGAAAAGTCCCCCATCCTGCAGATGCCCGGCTCGCTGACCTATGCCTGCGTGATGGGCGCAATGATGTTGCTCGCCGTGCTGGCGCTGCAGTCGGCGTGGCACAGCTGGCATTGTCTCGAAACCGCGGCCCAGTCAGAGGGCGAGCCGCCGGCGCGCGCCGCGCACTGGTGA